Proteins encoded by one window of Ktedonobacterales bacterium:
- a CDS encoding UvrD-helicase domain-containing protein, translating into MTYEVSFSRTYTNQRRGFPKDQRAFLSEKADLLCDDPTPDGHLKRVVKKYQGQHIYRLRAGDYRIFYTYGHDQMSGQDWVKLLKVGQRDDVYEGDEALDDSPPSPEALQDIDLPEPPTSLGKLLEPPPKHAGTAAAVPLLIPIDADLLTRLGIPQEYFDSLIACRTQDEVILAPVPDHLLIRVLDCVSAPPVIEVVKQPEYVAPKGDDLLRYKEGKLVEFLLKLSPEQERFVTWSITASGPTLVKGGPGSGKSTVALYRVRELLRVLRAEGQPQPRILFTTYTNALVTFSRQLLKSLLGDDVARVEVRTADSLAGEIAGANKQTHMARPADLRQVTRQAIRAASFEGNALQKQAQVKTINALDLDYLIEEISDVIEARQLTSLDAYLAAPRPGRTQPLNDIQRRAVWSVREAFLAGLRQAGILTWQQLRSRAEEIVRSGGGLRRFDAVIIDEAQDLDPSLLRLLIALCRAPNRLFVTADANQSIYRSGFRWSDVHEDLQFKGRTGLLRVNYRSTREIGEAAHSYLGDDLLDSEQAESYQHNGPQPAMRAVANQLEELDLLARFFPAAAREARLGLGACAILCPTKDAGQSIATDLCKRGLEATFMNGRDLDLTRRGIKVLTLKSAKGLEFPVVALAGFVGGPYPARRSAMTEDDWDDLLAKERRTVFVSMTRAMRALLIIAPAIQPSPLLHGFDSQHWNLERAGG; encoded by the coding sequence ATGACGTATGAAGTATCGTTCTCCCGCACCTATACCAACCAGCGCCGGGGCTTTCCCAAAGACCAGCGAGCGTTTCTATCAGAGAAAGCCGATCTGCTCTGCGACGATCCCACGCCCGATGGGCATCTGAAAAGAGTGGTCAAGAAGTATCAGGGCCAGCATATCTATCGCCTGCGCGCCGGTGATTATCGCATCTTCTATACCTACGGCCACGACCAGATGAGCGGCCAGGACTGGGTGAAGCTGCTCAAAGTCGGGCAGCGCGACGATGTGTATGAGGGTGACGAGGCGCTTGACGACTCGCCCCCGTCGCCAGAAGCGTTACAGGACATTGATCTGCCGGAGCCGCCGACCTCGCTTGGGAAGCTGCTGGAGCCGCCCCCAAAGCATGCCGGGACCGCCGCAGCGGTTCCGCTGCTCATCCCGATTGATGCCGACCTGCTCACGCGCCTGGGCATTCCACAGGAGTATTTTGACAGTCTGATCGCCTGCCGCACGCAAGATGAGGTGATCCTCGCGCCAGTCCCGGATCATCTGCTCATACGGGTGCTGGACTGTGTGAGCGCGCCTCCGGTGATTGAGGTGGTGAAGCAGCCGGAGTATGTCGCGCCAAAGGGCGACGACCTGCTGCGCTACAAAGAGGGCAAACTGGTCGAGTTTCTGCTCAAGCTCAGCCCCGAACAGGAACGCTTTGTCACCTGGAGCATCACCGCCAGCGGGCCGACGCTGGTCAAAGGCGGGCCGGGCAGCGGCAAGAGTACCGTCGCGCTCTATCGCGTGCGCGAACTGCTGCGCGTCTTGCGGGCAGAGGGCCAGCCCCAGCCACGCATCCTCTTCACCACCTATACCAACGCCCTCGTCACCTTCTCGCGCCAGTTGCTCAAAAGCCTGCTGGGCGATGATGTCGCCCGCGTCGAAGTGCGCACGGCAGACAGCCTGGCCGGCGAGATCGCCGGAGCCAATAAGCAGACGCATATGGCCCGGCCAGCCGATCTGCGCCAGGTCACGCGGCAGGCCATCCGCGCCGCCAGCTTCGAGGGCAACGCCCTGCAAAAGCAGGCGCAGGTCAAGACGATCAACGCGCTCGATCTCGACTATCTCATCGAAGAGATCAGCGACGTGATCGAGGCGCGCCAGTTGACCAGTCTGGACGCCTATCTCGCCGCGCCGCGCCCTGGGCGCACGCAGCCGCTCAACGACATCCAGCGCCGCGCCGTCTGGAGCGTGCGCGAGGCGTTTCTGGCGGGGCTGCGCCAGGCAGGCATACTCACCTGGCAGCAGCTACGCTCTCGCGCGGAAGAGATCGTGCGCAGTGGGGGAGGACTGAGACGCTTCGATGCCGTCATCATTGACGAAGCGCAAGACCTCGACCCCAGCCTGCTGCGCCTGCTGATCGCGCTTTGCCGCGCCCCCAACCGGCTCTTTGTCACCGCCGACGCCAACCAGTCCATTTACCGCAGCGGCTTTCGCTGGAGCGATGTCCACGAAGATTTGCAATTCAAGGGTCGGACGGGTCTGCTGCGCGTCAACTATCGCTCCACCCGCGAGATTGGCGAGGCCGCGCACAGCTACCTCGGTGATGACCTGCTGGACAGCGAGCAAGCCGAATCGTATCAGCATAACGGCCCCCAGCCAGCGATGCGCGCTGTCGCCAACCAGCTTGAGGAGCTTGACTTGCTGGCCCGCTTCTTTCCCGCCGCCGCCCGCGAGGCGCGGCTGGGCCTGGGAGCCTGCGCCATCCTCTGCCCCACCAAAGACGCCGGGCAATCCATTGCCACCGACCTCTGCAAACGGGGATTGGAGGCCACCTTCATGAACGGGCGAGACCTTGACCTGACGCGGCGCGGCATCAAAGTCCTGACGCTCAAATCCGCCAAGGGCCTGGAGTTTCCGGTCGTCGCACTGGCGGGCTTCGTGGGCGGGCCATATCCTGCCCGGCGCAGTGCCATGACCGAGGATGATTGGGACGATCTGCTCGCCAAAGAGCGCCGGACGGTCTTCGTCTCGATGACCCGCGCCATGCGGGCGCTGCTGATCATCGCGCCAGCCATTCAGCCCTCGCCCCTGCTGCACGGCTTCGACAGTCAGCACTGGAATCTGGAGCGGGCTGGCGGTTAA
- the drmA gene encoding DISARM system helicase DrmA, producing METIILPAVVPGDLNLLLLNLRLHRGEARLDWSGVQEAPADALKVLFTGLDLVKDADALGIETVPDHLAEAISASLDGNTQPSGRPHRSTTRRTLWDDTSQPDLFEEAEAEEPAEEPLTEEEERTPAEDAAASTSPEPPKALLAAPPPVKMREELEQLVLNDLLGPAGGPEEEVDERNITDRYLIGMLAPQRRRIGPDTPEEPERASDQREREWPNPERPGSRSRRPEEDAPPGRRRVVAPEEQDDLAVAGADSAEEGSTESEAQSATFYPSSFGLSFCVDGEASALRMRATWGRYRRVASATLFNPKSGNPKLIWKREPMGGVLEDVPLQVGPLEAMLPDARQPEVIVRGLVRRLGENWIVTLFLVNTQREPRKLRDLAWIFQPELQVEAPDGAPIFCRQTGLATKVAPEVPTGHEARLRGLGAGAGEWGEPAQAGLVAQPQGATLVASAAPDEEQAMAMLYRQRVEFAVGHGVSIHTETAPGQPDRAVRIRTRIAPTYEVAQTTSPSADDLPGLADLILDMRTLAETADADFASALMPLVTSYAAWIVGQKDRIADPSARLGEYRQTAQHALDACRVTLRRIQAGIDLLGTNAQAAAAFRFLNHAMWQQRVHTLVSEAARRGQPVDLTAVDVPANRTWRPFQLAFILLNLLSLTDLRHPERGAAPDAVADLLWFPTGGGKTEAYLGLTAYTLAIRRLQGTVGGRSGEEGVAVLMRYTLRLLTIQQFQRATALICACEVIRREALDRGDTRWGTTPFRIGLWVGQRTTPNWTSDSAEAVRLDHGQFRRGSSLGGSGSPAQLTNCPWCGAKIDPGRHIKVDPYNQGAGRTFIYCGEPLGNCPFSQRLAPEEGLPVLVVDEEIYRRLPSLLIATVDKFAQMPWNGAVGMLFGQVNGYCPRHGFRSPEIEDSDLHPRRNGLPMVRTEPRGPLRPPDLIIQDELHLISGPLGTLVGLYESVIDRLASWEVDGRTVRPKVIASTATIRHAPAQVHALFLRQVQVFPPQGLDVEDNFFSLQRPPGEQYPGRRYLGICAPGHKLKNVLIRVYVAFLSAGQVLYERYGRAADPWMTLVGYFNSIRELAGARRLIDDDVRSRLGKMNARGLAKRLAGSIEELTSRKSSTDIPKVLDRLEVVFDPIDEAERQAARKAGKGSEKRRPYDVLLATNMVSVGVDVKRLGLMVVAGQPKTTAEYIQATSRIGRSQPGLVCAVLNWARPRDLSHYEQFEHYHATFYQHVEALSVTPFSARALDRGLSALLVAYVRLLGLEFNENAHAGRITGGHPYLQQAIADLTGRARLITGDSEAGDFVRRELEERIDAWLETARRATGGRILGYRDRSDGKTLGLLRAPDLRAWQPFTCLTSLRDVEPMIRLILDERSLESGPERPLVPVARLEPEGEQEA from the coding sequence ATGGAGACAATCATCTTGCCAGCCGTCGTGCCTGGCGATCTGAACCTGCTGCTGCTGAACCTGCGCCTGCATCGCGGCGAGGCCCGGCTGGATTGGAGCGGCGTGCAGGAAGCCCCCGCCGACGCGCTGAAGGTGCTGTTCACCGGCCTTGATCTTGTGAAAGATGCCGATGCCCTCGGCATTGAAACCGTCCCTGACCATCTGGCCGAAGCGATCAGCGCCTCGCTGGATGGCAATACGCAGCCATCAGGTCGCCCGCACCGCTCAACGACCAGGCGCACGCTCTGGGACGATACCAGCCAGCCTGATCTCTTCGAGGAAGCGGAAGCCGAGGAACCAGCAGAAGAACCACTCACCGAGGAGGAAGAGCGTACCCCGGCAGAGGACGCAGCGGCGTCAACCAGCCCTGAGCCGCCGAAGGCGCTGCTGGCCGCGCCGCCGCCGGTCAAGATGCGCGAAGAATTAGAGCAGCTCGTGCTGAATGACCTGCTTGGACCGGCAGGCGGGCCGGAAGAAGAGGTTGATGAGCGCAACATCACAGATCGCTATCTGATCGGCATGCTCGCGCCCCAGCGCCGCCGCATCGGCCCCGACACCCCGGAGGAGCCGGAGCGCGCGAGCGACCAACGGGAGCGAGAGTGGCCGAACCCGGAGAGGCCAGGCAGCCGTTCCCGAAGGCCGGAGGAGGACGCGCCGCCAGGTCGCCGCCGGGTTGTCGCGCCGGAAGAGCAGGATGATCTGGCCGTCGCGGGCGCCGACAGCGCCGAGGAGGGCAGCACCGAAAGCGAAGCGCAGAGCGCCACCTTTTATCCCTCCTCGTTCGGCCTGAGCTTCTGCGTTGATGGCGAGGCCTCGGCGCTGCGCATGCGTGCCACCTGGGGGCGCTATCGTCGCGTAGCCAGCGCCACCCTCTTCAATCCCAAAAGCGGCAACCCCAAGCTGATCTGGAAACGCGAGCCAATGGGCGGCGTCCTTGAGGATGTCCCCTTACAGGTTGGCCCGCTCGAAGCAATGCTCCCCGATGCCCGCCAGCCAGAAGTCATCGTGCGCGGACTGGTGCGCCGTCTGGGCGAGAACTGGATCGTCACCCTCTTCCTGGTCAACACCCAGCGCGAACCCCGCAAACTGCGCGATCTGGCCTGGATTTTCCAGCCGGAACTTCAGGTGGAAGCGCCCGATGGCGCGCCCATCTTCTGCCGCCAGACGGGGCTGGCGACTAAAGTCGCACCTGAAGTCCCTACGGGACACGAAGCCCGCCTTCGCGGGCTGGGCGCAGGCGCGGGGGAGTGGGGGGAGCCTGCGCAGGCAGGCCTGGTGGCGCAGCCTCAAGGCGCGACTTTAGTCGCCAGCGCCGCCCCGGACGAAGAACAGGCCATGGCGATGCTCTACCGCCAGCGAGTGGAGTTTGCGGTGGGGCATGGTGTCAGCATCCATACCGAGACGGCCCCCGGCCAGCCAGACCGCGCCGTGAGGATACGCACGCGCATTGCTCCAACCTATGAAGTCGCACAGACCACCTCGCCAAGCGCAGACGATCTGCCCGGCCTTGCCGATCTTATCCTGGATATGCGCACCCTGGCCGAGACCGCCGACGCTGACTTTGCCAGCGCGCTGATGCCGCTCGTCACGTCCTATGCTGCCTGGATTGTCGGCCAGAAGGACCGTATTGCAGACCCCTCTGCCCGGCTTGGCGAGTATCGCCAGACGGCTCAGCACGCGCTGGATGCCTGCCGCGTGACCTTGCGGCGTATCCAGGCCGGTATTGATCTGCTGGGCACGAACGCGCAGGCAGCAGCAGCCTTTCGCTTTCTCAACCACGCTATGTGGCAGCAGCGCGTTCACACGCTTGTCTCTGAGGCTGCGCGGCGCGGGCAGCCAGTTGACCTGACGGCGGTTGACGTTCCGGCCAATCGCACCTGGCGTCCCTTCCAGCTTGCCTTTATCCTGCTGAACCTGCTATCGCTGACCGATCTGCGCCACCCGGAGCGCGGCGCGGCGCCCGACGCGGTGGCCGATCTGCTCTGGTTTCCCACCGGCGGCGGCAAGACCGAGGCGTACCTGGGCCTGACTGCCTATACCCTGGCAATCCGGCGCTTGCAGGGAACGGTTGGTGGGCGCTCCGGCGAAGAGGGCGTGGCCGTTCTCATGCGCTATACCCTGCGCCTGCTGACCATCCAGCAGTTCCAGCGCGCCACTGCGCTGATCTGTGCCTGCGAGGTGATTCGCCGCGAAGCACTGGACAGAGGCGATACGCGCTGGGGCACGACGCCGTTTCGCATTGGCCTGTGGGTCGGCCAGCGCACCACCCCGAACTGGACCAGCGACAGCGCCGAAGCCGTCCGGCTCGATCACGGGCAGTTCAGGCGCGGCAGTTCCCTGGGGGGCAGTGGCTCGCCCGCCCAACTGACCAACTGCCCCTGGTGCGGCGCGAAGATCGACCCTGGCCGCCATATCAAAGTAGACCCCTACAATCAGGGCGCGGGCCGGACCTTTATCTATTGTGGTGAACCACTGGGCAACTGCCCTTTCAGCCAGCGGCTCGCGCCAGAGGAAGGGCTGCCGGTGCTGGTTGTGGATGAGGAGATCTACCGACGCCTGCCGTCTCTGCTCATCGCTACCGTTGACAAGTTCGCTCAAATGCCCTGGAATGGCGCGGTGGGCATGCTCTTCGGGCAGGTCAACGGCTATTGCCCCCGTCACGGCTTCCGCTCGCCAGAGATTGAGGACAGCGATCTGCATCCGCGCCGGAACGGCCTGCCAATGGTGCGCACCGAGCCACGCGGCCCGCTGCGCCCGCCTGACCTGATCATTCAGGACGAACTGCATCTCATCAGCGGCCCGCTGGGCACGCTGGTCGGCCTCTATGAATCGGTGATTGACCGGCTGGCCTCGTGGGAGGTAGATGGTCGAACAGTGCGCCCGAAGGTCATCGCTTCCACCGCAACCATCAGACACGCGCCCGCGCAGGTACACGCGCTTTTCTTGCGTCAGGTGCAGGTCTTCCCGCCACAGGGACTGGATGTTGAGGACAATTTCTTCTCCCTCCAGCGTCCTCCTGGCGAGCAGTATCCAGGGAGGCGGTATCTCGGCATCTGCGCGCCCGGCCACAAACTTAAGAACGTGCTAATTCGCGTCTATGTTGCCTTCCTGTCTGCCGGGCAGGTGTTGTATGAACGCTATGGGCGCGCTGCTGACCCCTGGATGACATTGGTAGGCTATTTTAATTCTATCCGTGAACTGGCCGGGGCGCGCCGCCTTATTGATGACGATGTGCGCAGCCGCCTGGGCAAAATGAATGCACGCGGCCTTGCCAAACGCCTGGCCGGGTCTATTGAAGAACTCACCTCGCGCAAGAGTTCCACCGACATCCCTAAGGTGCTGGACCGGCTTGAAGTCGTCTTTGATCCCATTGATGAAGCCGAACGCCAGGCAGCGCGCAAAGCGGGCAAAGGCTCGGAGAAGCGTCGTCCCTATGATGTCCTGCTGGCAACCAATATGGTCTCGGTTGGGGTTGATGTGAAGCGCCTGGGGTTGATGGTTGTGGCCGGTCAGCCCAAGACGACAGCAGAATACATCCAGGCCACCAGCCGCATCGGTCGCAGCCAACCGGGCCTGGTTTGCGCTGTCCTCAACTGGGCGCGCCCGCGTGATCTCTCTCACTATGAGCAGTTTGAGCATTACCACGCCACCTTCTATCAGCACGTGGAGGCGCTCTCGGTCACACCCTTCTCGGCGCGTGCCCTGGATCGCGGCCTATCGGCGCTGCTCGTGGCCTATGTGCGGCTGCTTGGGCTGGAGTTCAATGAGAACGCCCATGCTGGCCGAATTACCGGCGGCCACCCGTATCTCCAGCAGGCGATTGCCGATCTTACCGGGCGCGCCCGGCTGATTACCGGCGATTCGGAAGCTGGTGATTTCGTGCGCCGCGAGCTAGAGGAGCGTATAGAC
- a CDS encoding type IIL restriction-modification enzyme MmeI produces the protein MPLVAYGPPYRLAANEDKSFIGSYVLGMGFVLTPEEAQALIAKDLRNKDVLFPYLNGEDLNSRPDQSPSRWVINFHNWPLERAETYPDCMAIVREKVKPERDKLASGDATAKDRARRWWQFARPTMNLYATIAGMRRVLVLCIVTHHVGFAFVPTNQVFAHRLVVFPIEGWSQFALLQSNLHEPWARTYSSQLETRLNYSPTDCFETYPFPESTASLEEIGEWYYHERQGIMQRRQEGLTKTYNRFHDPHERAEDIAALRELHAEMDRAVALAYGWGDLDLGHGFHQTKQGTRYTISEAARQEALARLLALNHQRYAEEETLGLHDKRGKGKKGSRRTEASAPGKGQAEATARAPGLFDEEA, from the coding sequence GTGCCTCTTGTTGCCTATGGGCCGCCTTATCGCCTTGCTGCCAACGAAGATAAATCCTTCATCGGCTCCTATGTGCTGGGCATGGGCTTTGTACTGACGCCAGAAGAGGCACAGGCGCTGATTGCCAAAGACCTGCGCAATAAAGATGTTCTCTTTCCCTATCTGAATGGCGAAGACCTGAACTCACGCCCGGACCAGTCACCGAGCCGCTGGGTGATTAACTTCCATAATTGGCCGTTAGAGCGAGCCGAAACCTATCCTGATTGCATGGCTATCGTGCGTGAGAAGGTCAAGCCAGAGCGCGATAAGTTAGCATCAGGAGATGCAACCGCAAAAGATCGTGCCAGGCGTTGGTGGCAGTTTGCGAGGCCAACAATGAACCTCTATGCCACCATTGCAGGGATGCGGCGGGTGCTGGTCCTCTGCATTGTAACTCACCATGTTGGCTTCGCCTTTGTTCCAACTAATCAAGTTTTTGCCCATCGTCTTGTAGTGTTTCCAATAGAAGGTTGGTCACAATTTGCCCTGCTGCAATCTAATTTGCATGAGCCCTGGGCGCGAACTTATTCATCTCAATTAGAAACCCGGTTGAATTATTCCCCCACCGATTGCTTTGAGACATACCCCTTCCCTGAAAGCACAGCGAGCTTAGAGGAGATTGGCGAGTGGTATTACCACGAGCGGCAGGGCATCATGCAGCGGCGGCAGGAAGGGCTGACCAAAACCTATAACCGCTTCCACGACCCCCACGAGCGGGCCGAAGACATCGCCGCGCTGCGCGAACTGCACGCCGAGATGGATCGCGCCGTCGCGCTGGCCTATGGCTGGGGCGATCTGGACCTGGGGCATGGCTTCCACCAGACGAAGCAGGGCACGCGCTACACCATCAGCGAAGCAGCGCGGCAAGAGGCGCTGGCGCGGCTGCTGGCGCTCAATCACCAGCGTTACGCCGAAGAGGAGACGCTGGGTCTGCACGACAAGCGCGGCAAGGGCAAGAAGGGGTCGCGTCGAACAGAGGCCAGCGCCCCAGGCAAAGGGCAGGCAGAGGCCACCGCGCGCGCGCCCGGCCTGTTCGACGAAGAGGCATAA